From a single Micromonas commoda chromosome 5, complete sequence genomic region:
- a CDS encoding isochorismate synthase, which produces MSAAGLRASLAPRASAASGGRAGDGRARRAAKARPAPRRRDRSPIRDADAATRTTAPAVSADAVQVVAPTTLEDRSSDPAIGDASAPARPPVETCQHVHLGSASSIAEALARVRAGLRGLTQDASGHDGASGGGSMPPFASGVVRLTVAVPRTVDALEWLRSLPDDDDLNDDGEGGDDVKAALLPRYYLSPRTPPPAIRSGEGDDGGDENRHRQGVHDRGKGSGPMNDDGGADGGADGGADGSRTRRRPQAEPPEWRADPRGAAAAAGAACVWTGPSAFGADVLADQRRFLDTGEPHDTAPRVYGAGRFDADSDCAVGDEWASFGGHYFFLPTLEVVEGARCATVACCVAWDAAGGAACRDGFAAAVAAAVTAVDAASRPVARSRGGARSQQSPSSPSPSSSSGLTRSTRERRLPPGASDVTGRVLEPDQEGWVRTVDGLLRALREGEEAARGGRAGSDADGDGDEDDGVNESFQSSPPRVWDEKDAYGDDRYMENFAAQSNWKEVLGEVGDGDERGTNGGTTDGADRSLRDRLLELGRSAGVEAPPASVLEDLEAFAMAAGIGGASDVLTGSANGRRRGKTGRNGNPRNADVGAIGMGWSVDESVDENEAVADVEAIADAVAAVPSNANTDGTDLAPLRKVVLARRTKLTLGSPVNPLALVAALKARDPDAYQFALIHADGAAFVGSTPERLFSARDGHAASEAVAGTRPRGSDEGEDAALAYEMLLSPKEHEEFAIVREEVRRALGTVAEGGPGGVKAELEKGVLRHFSVQHLYARLGAALAPGKSEADVLNALHPTPAVCGFPRRAALDAIRVAEPFDRGLYAGPIGWVGVDSAEFAVAIRSALVSPAGDDISLYAGVGVVAAADPAAEWRELNLKTRPLEALLAKRPTLADAPNANQAWADLIVGELVRGGVGVFCVAPGSRSTPLTLAAERHPTARVVVCIDERSLGFYALGYGKGSGKAAAVITSSGTAVANLLPAAVEAHESCAPLLLLTADRPPELRDTSANQTIDQVKIFGSYARFGVDLAPPGDGSPARVAATAVATAVRHLHGPRPGPVHVNCQFRDPLGPSGAEWDVRRDLRGFDGWERTSAPFTSGAPHASSSSSSEDLSELAALIRSARKGLLVVAGGGDASDALAAAELARTLGWAVVADAASGLRVKGGASSSLKSSLRSSSRSSSSSSHDLEWSAASAECPGLVNTLDLMLVSDEIRDYVGETDVILQLNPRVTSKRVQQMLESAAMERGAAWACVAASERRADPGHCVSLHVACDVPRVAEGLARLLDDVDSDSADGRYGGRYCASENARSCARFKETLLACDAAASREACAALGDIEAAEGISEMAVALAVTENLPPSAGLFIGNSMPIRDVDMLSGIRRRVGTDAGRHPIGANTSSRSLGSGAGPGAPVCANRGASGIDGVVSSAAGYAAGLGRPVTLLIGDVSFQHDANGLLLLRERPGQPPVTVVVVNNGGGGIFSFLPVADQIDSGSFTKLFATPPDVSRRGLCDAHRVAHSHPSTPEALKRALDAAWSEGRHSVVEVTTSRARNLEQHRALQARVARAAACALDLRTRAALASASSSGMPRVASASVRGFELPMLKKPTTTEGEAKETAGTRRGHLLRVQLDDGRVGWGEASPLPGLHAESTEDAGAQLRAMAALLDGGDGGGGVLAPPELPLLGGAVSEWLRGVVGVVDPDASLLPSVRFAVESAVLSALASPGAPLADVLLFGSVQRRGASKKTNEGGEGGESVDPTDDPTSHQSVEINALIEAGLAPSAAAAEALRLVRLGHGCVKLKVARGEGSAGAMEDAARLRAIRTAVGPDVALRADANRRWSLNDALSFGLQCAELDLEYVEEPVADPANNLAAFHCTTGVPVALDETVDECAVAAKAAGTDIERALAEYFEPTFGVAALVLKPSVLGGLEATAACAAAARSRGVNVVVTTSFESGVGVATCANLAAAMDAAAVDAAAAARAEDDARARAERIGIEANDGDDVSLPFRASREARMRLMNSIDRGTFELGDGEVAGSIPGGNGNGGGSFGWEDESHRSPVASLRAMRHGLGTGAWLDGDAVTPPAAPLASLPGGGVGVDLGRLPRDLVVSNETASAAAASAAAKVGSSYAGWGVESRHEVETSHGKYSFRVLDSGNAPPFTPDSDSALAPPPVVFLHGFMGGAEDWNAIASAVAPERRCVAVDLPCHGRSRFVPSSERANDEGLSVEAVAEAVAVLITERVCPAGAKGAVLVGYSMGARVALRAATSHPGCAAAVAAIGGSGGIRGDVQRNMRADRDDAMAAALAKGGLAAFAGAWYRQGLFRALASHPRWRDGAIARRRCKIPNFESSDGDEEDEDEDEDGVARDLARVLASMSPGRQAVVTGDDLAGIHRGAVGGLTLLAGDLDAKFIATAYAMAADANAVLERDEDGGDGVEVVTVPGAGHAVHLEAPEGLVLPILRVVRRT; this is translated from the coding sequence atgagcgccgcgggattgcgcgcgtccctcgcgccccgcgcgtccgccgcatCCGGCGGTCGGGCGGGCgatggacgagcgcgacgcgccgccaaggccagGCCCGCGCCcaggcgccgcgaccgctcgcccatccgcgacgccgacgccgcgacgaggacgaccgccccggccgtctccgccgacgcggtgcaagtcgtcgcgccgacgacgctcgaGGATCGCTCCTCGGATCCCgcgatcggcgacgcgtccgcgcccgcgcgcccaccCGTGGAGACGTGCCAGCACGTCCACCtcggctcggcgtcgtccatcgccgaggcgctcgcgcgcgtccgcgcgggcctcCGGGGTCTCACGCAGGATGCGTCGGgccacgacggcgcgtcgggcggcgggtccatgccgccgttcgccagcggcgtcgtccgcctcaccgtcgccgtgccgcGCACGGTGGATGCGCTCGAGTGGCTCAGATCCTtacccgacgacgacgatcttaacgacgacggcgaaggaggcgacgacgttAAAGCCGCGCTGCTGCCCAGGTACTACCTCAGCCCtcggacgccgcccccggcgatccgatcgggcgagggcgacgacggcggcgacgaaaaCCGCCACCGGCAGGGCGTCCACGACAGGGGCAAGGGTTCGGGTCcgatgaacgacgacgggggtgccgacgggggtgccgacgggggtgccgacgggtcgcgaacgaggaggaggccgcaGGCGGAGCCGCCCGAGTGGCGCgccgacccccgcggcgccgccgccgccgccggcgccgcgtgcgtctgGACCGGTCCGTCAgcgttcggcgcggacgtcctcgcggacCAGCGCAGGTTCCTCGACACCGGCGAGCCGCACGacaccgccccgcgcgtgtACGGCGCCGGAAGGTTCGACGCGGATTCGGATTGTGCCGTAGGCGACGAGTGGGCTTCGTTCGGCGGGCATTACTTTTTCTTGCCGACGCTGGAAGTggtggagggcgcgaggtgcgcgacggtggcgtgtTGCGTGGCgtgggacgccgcgggcggggcggcgtgCCGAgacgggttcgcggcggcggtcgcggcggcggtgaccgcggtggacgcggcgtcgcgacccgtcgcgcgctcgcgcggcggggcccgCTCGCAGCAATCGCCGTCATCCCcatccccgtcctcgtcgtcgggattgacgcgatcgacgcgagaaagaaggctgccgccgggcgcgtctGACGTCACCGGAAGGGTTCTGGAACCCGACCAGGAGGGTTGGGTGCGCACCGTGGACGGGCTCCTGCGCGCGCTGagggagggcgaggaggctgcgcggggaggccgcgccggctcggacgccgacggggatGGGGATGAGGATGACGGGGTTAACGAAAGTTTCCaatcttcgccgccgagggtttgggacgagaaggacgcgtacggcgacgaccggTACATGGAGAACTTCGCGGCGCAGAGCAACTGGAAAGAGGTGCTCGGggaggttggcgacggcgatgaacgcgggACGAACGGCGGGAcgaccgacggcgccgatcgGAGCCTTCGCGATcgtctcctcgagctcggtcGATCCGCCGGCGtggaggcgccgccggcgtcggtgcTGGAGGACCTGGAGGCTttcgcgatggccgcgggcatcgggggcgcgagcgacgttCTAACGGGAAGCGCGaacggacggcggcgggggaagaCGGGGAGGAACGGGAACCCGCGgaacgccgacgtcggcgccatcgGCATGGGATGGTCCGTCGACGAATCCGTCGACGAGaacgaagccgtcgccgacgtcgaagccatcgccgacgccgtcgcggcggtgccgtcAAACGCAAACACAGACGGCACCGACCTCGCGCCTCTTCGCAAGGTggtcctcgcgcgacgcaccaAGCTCACTTTGGGATCCCCCGTGAaccccctcgcgctcgtcgcggcgctaAAGGCCAGGGACCCGGACGCGTACCAGTTTGCGTTGATTCACGCCGACGGAGCCGCGTTCGTCGGATCCACCCCCGAGCGGCTGTTCAGCGCCAGGGACgggcacgcggcgtcggaggctgTGGCCGGAACAAGGCCGAGGGGttccgacgagggcgaggacgccgcgctcgcgtacgAGATGCTGCTCTCGCCCAAGGAGCACGAGGAATTCGCAATCGTCCGTGAAGAAGTTCGCAGGGCGCTCGGCACGGTGGCGGAGGGCGGCCCCGGCGGGGTCAAGGCGGAGCTGGAGAAGGGCGTCCTCCGCCACTTCTCCGTGCAGCACCTCTACGCCCGTttgggcgccgcgttggcgcctGGAAAGAGCGAGGCGGACGTGTTGAACGCGTTACAtccgacgcccgcggtgtGCGGCTTCccgaggcgagcggcgctcgacgcgattCGAGTAGCCGAACCCTTCGACCGGGGTTTATACGCCGGGCCTATCGGTtgggtcggcgtcgactcgGCGGAGTTTGCCGTCGCCATTCGCAGCGCGCTGGTgtcccccgccggcgacgacatcTCGCTGTACGCGGGGGTcggggtggtggcggcggcggatcccgccgcggagtgGCGCGAGCTCAACCTCAAGACTCGgccgctcgaggcgctcctcgccaagcGGCCGACGCTGGCTGACGCTCCGAACGCTAACCAGGCCTGGGCGGacctcatcgtcggcgagctggtcaggggcggcgtcggcgtcttcTGCGTGGCTCCCGGATCGAGGAGCACGCCGctgacgctcgccgcggagaggcaTCCCACGGCGAGGGTCGTCGTGTGCATCGACGAACGGTCGCTCGGTTTTTACGCGTTGGGCTACGGGAAAGGGTCCGGcaaggccgcggcggtgatcaCGTCCTCGGGGACGGCCGTCGCGAACCTGctacccgcggcggtggaggcgcacgagtcgtgcgcgccgctgctgctgctcaCCGCGGATAGGCCGCCGGAGCTGCGCGACACCAGCGCCAACCAAACCATCGACCAGGTGAAAATATTCGGTTCCTACGCGAGGTTCGGGGTGGACCTGGCGCCCCCCGGGGACggctcacccgcgcgcgtcgcggcgacggccgtcgccaccgccgtgcgACACCTGCACGGCCCGCGACCTGGGCCGGTGCACGTCAACTGCCAGTTCAGAGACCCGCTCGGACCGTCCGGGGCGGAGTGggacgttcgccgcgactTGCGGGGTTTTGACGGGTGGGAgcgaacctcggcgccgttcacctcgggcgccccccacgcctcgtcctcatcctcgtcggaggacttgagcgagctcgcggcgttgatcAGGTCGGCTCGGAAGGGTTTGCTCGTGGTGGCTGGGGGAGGAGACGCGTcagacgccctcgccgcggctgagctGGCGAGGACGCTCGGGtgggcggtcgtcgccgacgccgcctccggccTGCGCGtcaagggcggcgcgtcgtcgtcgttaaAATCGTCGTTAAGATCGTCGTCaagatcgtcgtcgtcgtcgtcgcacgacCTCGAgtggtccgcggcgtcggcggagtgTCCCGGGCTGGTGAACACGCTCGACCTGATGCTCGTCTCGGATGAGATTCGGGACTACGTCGGCGAGACCGACGTCATCCTGCAGTTGAACCCGCGGGTGACGAGCAAGCGCGTGCAGCAGATGCTcgagtccgccgcgatggagcgcggggcggcgtgggcgtgcgtcgccgccagcgaGAGGCGGGCAGACCCCGGGCACTGCGTGTCGCTTCacgtcgcgtgcgacgtGCCGCGAGTCGCGGAGGGCCTCGCGAGGctcctggacgacgtcgattCTGATTCCGCGGATGGGCGTTACGGCGGGCGTTACTGTGCCTCCGAGAACGCGAGGTCGTGCGCGAGGTTCAAGGAGACGCTGCTGGCGTGCGATGCCGCGGCGAGTcgcgaggcgtgcgcggcgctcggggacATCGAAGCCGCGGAGGGAATCTCGGAgatggcggtggcgctcgccgtcaCCGAAAACCTACCCCCGAGCGCGGGTCTGTTCATCGGCAACTCGATGCCCATACGCGACGTGGACATGCTCTCCGGGATTCGGAGGCGGGTGGGTACCGACGCCGGGCGGCACCCTATAGGGGCGAATACCTCGAGTAGGTCGTTGGGTTCCGGAGCCGGGCCCGGGGCTCCCGTGTGCGCCAAcaggggcgcgagcggcatcgacggcgtcgtatcatccgccgccggttacgccgcggggctcggtCGTCCGGTGACGCTGCTCATCGGGGACGTGTCTTTCCAGCACGACGCCAAcgggctgctgctgctgagGGAGCGACCCGGTCAGCCGCCCGTGACGGTTGTGGTGGTGaacaacggcggcggcggcatcttTTCGTTTTTACCGGTGGCGGACCAGATCGACTCGGGTTCGTTCACGAAACTCTTCGCGACGCCTCCGGACGTTTCCAGACGCGGGCTATGCGACGCGCACAGGGTCGCGCACTCGCACCCGAGCACCCCCGAGGCGCTGAAGAGGGCGTTGGACGCGGCTTGGTCCGAAGGGAGGCACagcgtcgtcgaggtgacCACGTCTCGAGCTCGAAACTTGGAGCAGCACCGCGCGCTGCAGGctcgcgtggcgcgcgcggcggcgtgcgcgctcgacctgcgcacgcgcgcggcgttagcgtcggcgtcgtcgagcggtatgccccgcgtcgcgtccgcgtccgtgcgCGGGTTCGAGCTCCCCATGCTCAAaaagccgacgacgaccgagggcgaggctaaggagacggcggggacgcgacgcggacacCTGCTCAGGGTccagctcgacgacggcagGGTGGGCTGGGGCGAGGCGTCCCCGCTTCCGGGGTTGCACGCGGAGTCcaccgaggacgccggcgcgcagctgcgcgcgatggcggcgcttctcgacggcggcgacggcggcgggggagtgctcgcgccgcccgagcttcccctgctcggcggcgccgtctccgagtggctccggggcgtcgtcggcgtcgttgaccccgacgcgtcgctgctTCCGTCCGTGCGTTTCGCGGTCGAGTCCGCGGtgctctccgcgctcgcatcgccgggcgcgccacTCGCGGATGTGCTCCTGTTCGGTTCCGTTCAAAGACGAGGAGCTTCAAAAAAGACAaacgagggaggcgagggtggcgagtCCGTGGATCCGACCGATGATCCGACGAGTCATCAGTCCGTGGAGATCaacgcgctcatcgaggctgggctcgcgccgagcgccgccgccgccgaggctctccggctcgtccgcctcgggcaCGGATGCGTCAAGCTCAAAGTCGCCAGGGGAGAGGgatccgcgggggcgatggaggacgccgccagGCTTCGCGCCATCCGAACCGCCGTCggccccgacgtcgccctccgcgccgacgccaacaGGCGGTGGTCCCTCAACGACGCCCTCTCGTTCGGGCTTCAGTGCGCGGAATTGGACCTGGAGTACGTCGAGGAGCCGGTCGCGGACCCCGCGAAtaacctcgccgcgtttcACTGCACCACGGGGGTACCCGtggcgctcgacgagaccGTGGACGAGTGCGCGGTTGCCGCGAAAGCGGCGGGCACCGACATCGAAcgggcgctggcggagtACTTCGAGCCCACGTTCGGGGTGGCGGCGTTGGTGCTCAAGCCCTCCGTGTTGGGCGGGTTGgaggccaccgccgcgtgcgcggcggcggcgagatctcGCGGCgtcaacgtcgtcgtcacgaCGTCTTTTGAATCCGGCGTGGGcgtggcgacgtgcgcgaacctcgcggcggcgatggacgcggcggcggtggacgcggcggcggcggcgagggcggaggacgacgcgagggcgcgagccgAGCGGATCGGTATCGAagcgaacgacggcgacgacgttaGCCTCCCGTTTCGAGCgtctcgcgaggctcgcATGCGTCTGATGAACTCCATCGACCGGGGAACCTTCGAGCTCGGTGATGGGgaggtcgcgggttcgatacCCGGCGGGAACGGGAACGGTGGGGGTTCGTTCGGCTGGGAGGACGAGTCGCATcggtcgcccgtcgcgagcctTCGCGCGATGCGCCACGGGTTGGGCACCGGCGCttggctcgacggcgacgcggtgactccacccgcggcgcccctcgcgtcccttcccggcggcggcgtgggcgtggACCTGGGACGTCTCCCGCGCGATCTCGTCGTTTCGAAcgagacggcgtcggcggcggcggcgtcggcggcggcaaaggTGGGTTCCTCCTACGCCGGGTGGGGCGTCGAGTCGCGGCACGAGGTGGAGACGTCCCATGGAAAGTACTCGTTCAGGGTGCTGGACAgcgggaacgcgccgccgttcacgCCAGATTCCGattccgcgctcgcgcccccgcccgtgGTGTTCCTCCACGGGTTcatgggcggcgcggaggactggaacgcgatcgcgtcggcggtggcgccagAGCGGAGGTGCGTAGCCGTGGACCTGCCGTGTCACGGACGTTCGCGATTCGTTCCCTCTTCCGAGAGGGCAAACGACGAGGGCCTGAgcgtcgaagccgtcgccgaggctgtcgcggtGCTCATCACCGAGCGCGTGtgccccgccggcgcgaagggcgcggtgCTGGTCGGCTACTCCATGGGAGCGAGGGTGGCgctgagggcggcgacgagccacccggggtgcgccgccgccgtcgcggccatcggcggctccggggggatccgcggcgacgttcagCGAAACATGCGAgccgatcgcgacgacgcgatggcggcggcgctcgcgaagggtGGCCTCGCAgcgttcgcgggcgcgtggtACCGCCAGGGCCTgttccgcgcgctcgcgtcgcacccgaGGTGGAGggacggcgccatcgcgaggcGCCGATGTAAAATCCCGAATTTCGAGTcgagcgacggggacgaagaggacgaggacgaggacgaggacggcgtcgcgagggatCTGGCGCGCGTGCTCGCCTCGATGAGCCCGGGGAGGCAGGCGGTGGTGACCGGCGATGACCTCGCGGGGATCCACCGCGGGGCCGTCGGAGGTTTGACGCTTCTGGCGGGTGACCTCGACGCAAAGttcatcgcgacggcgtacgcgatggccgcggatGCGAATGCGGTTTTGGAACGGGACGaagacggcggggacggggtcgAGGTGGTGACGGTGCCCGGGGCGGGGCACGCGGTGCACCTGGAGGCGCCGGAGGGTTTGGTGCTTCCCATCCTTCGCGTCGTGAGGAGGACGTAG
- a CDS encoding predicted protein gives MRCPERKPPRSCQIVVIHVSSVWEQRLCNCIPYENGSRTSCVSQLGDNGIHRISSPSQMLAKKAKKFLNNRRASGAIGDRAPRREGERERTSAMTLSPAAPRRLYVALDLDADAVPVINYKKLKKDSDSRGGGAGGTSPTRGRNNDDPFAANAAIDARMGGGPPGPAGGPSRPQDKLPGGAGNHMAEVIRRIEGFYSAPRFQDSDEEEDDDDADDRVEDAASESDGEEDMVDDGRDPNDPAVIEEKKRKAAMRAAAKAAKKAKQQKRGGKNQYVEEWYDMDDDFIDDDELDEYFERTGRKDKLGGKGGDRFYVNAGQIEFVDDGTGHAQAEAAARRRAKKVEGRELSAVPGGVEWTEEMVEALRRGIAKHGRRWRTIKHDAEFEGWFRPVSFGSMRHKWRNMVKSGLVGGGGGGGNVGTPPHPNESHPKGTNSAPSSGGRDEPAGADPRGAQENTVGGARALSASAAAAAAAHRPGVDAPAAGGGAFGGAMSYGLGVSGDWCAELNAAIDHVRGASAREGAPQKMADGRSPPLSDAMLTALEAVVRVVKIDFGAPVFPIGLLAEMMEFLEPFCSQATLGKNMNKIAKNLKGGAATAQPKAVANGVANGAFEPTRVADVSGVVKRALPEISKPVAPTAAPMAPEPEPEVRAPVPEAYEEESEYV, from the exons ATGAGGTGCCCAGAGAGAAAACCTCCGAGATCTTGCCAGATCGTCGTCATCCACGTTTCGAGCGTTTGGGAACAACGTTTGTGTAACTGCATCCCGTACGAAAATGGGTCGCGCACTTCGTGTGTGAGTCAGTTAGGCGATAATGGCATTCATCGCATCTCGTCGCCATCTCAAATGCTGGCCAAAAAAGCCAAAAAATTTTTGAATAATCGCAGAGCGTCGGGCGCGAtaggcgaccgcgcgccgaggagagaGGGCGAACGAGAGCGAACGTCGGCCATGACACTatcacccgccgcgccccggcgcct GTACGTCGCGCTGGACCTGGACGCGGATGCGGTGCCCGTCATAAATTACAAGAAGCTCAAGAAGGATTCGGACtccaggggcggcggcgccggcggaacctccccgacgcgcggccgCAACAACGACGATcccttcgcggcgaacgcagccatcgacgcgcgcatGGGCGGCGGTCCCCCGGGCCCCGCGGGTGGACCCTCTCGCCCCCAGGACAAgctcccgggcggcgcggggaaccACATGGCGGAGGTCATCCGCCGCATCGAGGGCTTCtactccgcgccgcgcttccAAGAttccgacgaggaggaggacgacgacgacgccgacgaccgagtcgaggacgccgcctccgaatccgacggcgaggaggacatggtcgacgacgggcgcgacccgaacgacccggccgtcatcgaggagaagaagcgcaaggctgccatgcgagccgcggccaaggctgccaaAAAGGCCAAGCAGCAGAAGCGCGGGGGTAAAAACCAATACGTCGAAGAGTGGTacgacatggacgacgacttcatcgacgacgacgagctcgacgagtaCTTCGAGCGCACCGGGCGCAAGGACAAGCTGGGAGGTAAGGGCGGCGATAGATTCTACGTCAACGCCGGGCAGATCGAGTTCGtggacgacggcaccgggcacgcgcaggcggaggcggcggctaGGCGCAGGGCCAAGAAggtcgaggggcgcgagctCAGCGCCGTCCCGGGAGGCGTCGAGTGGACCGAGGAGATGGTGGAGGCGCTGCGTCGCGGGATCGCGAAGCACGGTCGCAGGTGGAGGACCATCAAGCACGACGCGGAGTTCGAGGGCTGGTTCAGGCCCGTTTCGTTCGGTTCCATGCGGCACAAGTGGCGGAACATGGTCAAGTCGGGTttggtcggcggcggcggcggcggcggcaacgtcGGAACCCCGCCGCACCCGAACGAATCTCATCCCAAAGGGACCAACTCGGCGCCATCTTCCGGTGGACGAGACgagcccgcgggcgccgacccgcggggcgcgcaGGAGAACACCGttggcggggcgcgcgcactgtcggcgtcggcggcggcggcggcggcggcgcacaggcccggcgtcgacgcgccggcggcgggcggcggggcgttcggcggcgcgatgtcTTACGGActcggcgtgagcggcgaCTGGTGCGCGGAGctcaacgcggcgatcgatcACGTGCGGggtgcgtccgcgcgggagggCGCGCCGCAGAAGATGGCGGacgggcgctcgccgccgctctcggaTGCGATGTTAACCGCGCTGGAAGCCGTGGTGCGGGTGGTCAAGATTGACTTTGGCGCGCCCGTGTTTCCGATCGGTCTCCTGGCGGAGATGATGGAGTTCCTCGAGCCGTTCTGCTCGCAGGCGACGCTGGGGAAGAACATGAACAAGATCGCCAAGAACCtcaagggcggcgccgcgaccgcgcagCCCAAGGCGGTTGCCAACGGCGTCGCCAACGGCGCTTtcgagccgacgcgcgtcgccgacgtttCGGGGGTGGTCAAGCGGGCGCTGCCCGAGATTTCGAAGCCGGTCGCCCCAACGGCGGCTCCGATGGctcccgagcccgagcccgaggtgcGCGCTCCCGTTCCCGAGGCTTACGAGGAGGAATCTGAGTACGTGTGA